The Clostridia bacterium genomic sequence TGTGGTTAATAGCCCCGCCAGGCGCGGGGCTTCGTTTTTGCGGGGATGAGGGGCGGGCCGCAGCAGTGGTTTCTAAGGATGCCCGGCGGCTCAAGCCTGCCGGGCATAGGACCGTTTTTAAGTAGGCTCAGGGGACAGCCTGGATGGCTTGCCGGCGCCGGACGATTTACCCTGCTGCAGGTTTTGCAGGAGCTGCTGTTCGTTGACGAGCCAGAGGGCCAAGCCGAGAGCTAAGGCCGCCAAAAGGGCGCCGCCGGCGAACATGGTCCGTTTACTGAGGCTTAACAAAAAATCAAAAACCGGGGGACCGGCGGCCACGCCGAGAAACCTGACCCCGCCGTAGAGGGCGGTTATGCCGCCCCGCTCTTCCAGCGGTACGGAGCTGGTCACCAGGGTGTTAACGCCGGGCAAGACAAGGCCTGTCCCGAGGCCCAGGAGGAGAATCCCAGCAAAGAAAACCATATCACCGGGGAAAAGGGCGAAGGCGCCCAGGGGACCGGCCACCAGGATTAAACCCAGGACGATAAAGTACTTGATTTTCCCCAGCTGCCGCTCCAGGTAGCGGCCGCCAAAGAAAGAGGTGGAGGACATGGCCAGGACCGGCACCGCCAGGGCCAGCCCTTTCACGATGCCGTCCAGGCCGTAGCTTTTTTCCAGCACGTCGGATAGATAGGATAAGAGACCGAAAAGAATCAGCAGCACGGCGCTGCCGGCGGCATAACAGCCGGCCAGGGATTTTCCCTTCCTTTGAAAAATCTCTTTGATTTTGCCCAGGTACGCCCGGACGGATTGGTTTCCTTTTTCCGGCGGCGGTTCTTTGATGAGGAGCCAGATGAGGACGGCGGCGGGTACGGCCAAAAAAGCGTAGACGAAGAAAAGGGCATACCAAATTAACAGGGCTATCGCTGCTCCCAGGATGGGGCTGATCACTTTGCCCAGACCGTTGGCGGCCTCCAGTCCCCCCAGCGCCTTCGGGCGTTCCTGGCTGGTGAAGATGTCGCTCACCAGGGCCATGGCAATGGGTCCGGTGCCGCTGGCCCCCAGTCCTTGAATGATGCGTCCCGCCAGGAGAATCGGGTATGATTGCCACCACCAGGCGGCTAATCCCGAAAGGACCCCTCCGGTGGCATACAGCAGCAGGGCGGGCAGGATGATGGGCTTCCGCCCGTATTTATCAGCCAAAAAACCCATGACCGGAATGGCGATGCCGGCGGGCAAAGAAAAAAGAGTGATGCTCAGGCCCGCTTGCAGCTTGGTGATCTCCATGGCTTTCTGCATGTCGGGGAGTACCGGGATCAGCATGGAGTTCCCTAAAACCATGATGAAAGGCACGCTGCTCAATGCTATTAGTTTCCAAAGACTTTCCTTTTTCATGCAGGTCTCCTTAACCGGTTGCTTGTACTTACTGAAATTATTATTGCTGGATTAATCATTTCTAATGCGACGGTGCCGGAGCCATTAGCAGGAAATGAACGGCGGGCGGCGAATTCTGTTACAACCGTACAAACCAGTAATATCCAAAAAAAAGGAGGAGCAGGGATATGCCGATTGTGACCATCGAGATGTTGGAAGGACGGACCGTGGAGCAGAAAAGAGCCCTGGCTGAGGCTGTTACCAAAGCCGTATGTGACACCTGCAACTGCCCGGCCGAGAGGGTGACCATTGTGATTCATGATATGCCGAAAACGAACATCGCTAAAGCCGGCAAGTTGATGAGTGATACAGACAATTAGTCATGCACCCGGCGCTGCTTGGCCGGAAACAGCGGGCATTAGGAGGGGCCCGGCATAGAGCTGCAGTTAAGTCTCCACCGGCGTTGGGCTGGGCCGGGCCCCGGCGGAAGAGGCAGCTTGTCAACTTTCTGAGTGGGGGGGGAGGTCATATTGCGTTTACGCGAGTTGGCTGAGGAACGGGAAGAGAGAGAGTTGTCCCCGCTGGCCGCTAAGAGCAGGAACAGCAAGGGACGGCTGGCGCCGGAACCGCCCTGTGCCGTGCGCACGGATTTTCAAAGGGACAGGGACCGGATTATTCACAGTAAGAGCTTCCGGCGGCTGAAGGATAAGACTCAGGTTTTCCTGATCGCCGAAGGGGATCATTACCGCACCCGTCTTACCCATACCCTGGAAGTCTCCCAAATTGCCAGGACCGTGGCCAGGGCCTTAATGCTTAATGAAGACCTGGTGGAAGCCATCGCTTTGGGCCATGATTTGGGTCATACCCCTTTTGGACACGCCGGTGAAGATGCCCTAAACAGTGTTTATCCCGGCGGTTTTAAACATAACGAGCAGAGCCTGCGGGTCGTGGATATACTAGAAGGTGGCAAAGGGCTCAATTTAACTTTCGAGGTCAGGGACGGGATCCTGCATCATACGGGGGACGGCTTGCCGGCCACTTTGGAAGGCCAAATCGTGCGCATTGCCGACCGGGTTGCTTATATTAACCATGATATTGACGATGCCATCAGGGGCGGGGTGATTACGGCCGCCGATTTGCCCAGGGATTGCCTGGCGGTTTTGGGCAAAACCCACCGGGAACGCATTGATACCATGGTGCGGGATTTGATTATAAACAGCATGGACCGGGATAGAATCTGTATGAGCCGGGAAGTGCAGGAAGCCACCGATGCCCTGCGCAAATTCCTGTTTGAAAGGGTTTATATCGATTCCCCCGCCAAGCAGGAAGAAAGAAAAGCCAAGAGAATGCTCAAGGATTTATACTGGTTTTACCTGGAGCGAAAGGATCTTTTCCTGGATGAAATCAATTATTACAACGAAGAGGAAAAGCTGGAACGGCAAGTGTGCGATTACGTGGCCGGCATGACGGACCGGTTCGCCGTCGCCCAGTATGTGAAGTATTTCGTACCGCAAGGGTCGAAAACCTAAGGGAGTTGAAATTGTTGCCGAAGATTTTCGCTATTTCCGATTTGCACCTGCCGGGGTCCACGGGCAAGAAAATGGATGTCTTCGGTCCCGAGTGGGTGGACCATGACCGCAAGATTGAAAGCCACTGGCGCCGCCTGGTGTCGGGGGAAGACCTGGTCCTCATCCCCGGGGATATTTCCTGGGCCATGCGGTTGGAAGAGGTAGAAGAGGATTTAGACCGCATAGCTTCCTGGCCCGGCACGAAAGTCATGATCCGGGGCAACCATGACTACTGGTGGCAGGGGATAGGGAAGCTCAGGCGAAGGCTGCCCGCCTCTATGTATGCCCTTCAAAACGATTCCGTTTCTCTCGGCGGGTTCTCCATCTGCGGCACGCGGGGTTGGAAAGTGCCCGGATGCGAAGACTTTACCGGGGAGGACGAGAAGATTTACCGGCGGGAAGTCCAGCGGTTGGAGCAGTCGTTGAAAACCGCCGGCGGCCAGGAACCGGTCATCGTGATGCTGCATTATCCACCCTTTAATGAGCGGGGAGAACCGTCCCTCTTTGTGGAGCTGATGCAGGAATACCGGGTCCGGAAATGCATTTACGGACACTTGCACGGGCAGCACATCCAGGCGGCCGTGACCGGGAACATTGACGGTATCGAGTATTATTTGGTGTCCTGTGATAAGGTTGATTTTGCCCCCTTGTTAATCGCGGAAACAAAATGAGGGAGACTCCTCTTCGCCGGTCGGGCTATTCAGGTAGTGACCAAGTACCTGACAGGGAGTTCCCTCATCTCATATTATGACCGGGAGACAATTTTTTATCCGCCCCACGTTAAAATTTCTCCGCCCCGCGGGTAAAAAAACCGGCACTCCGGTGGAGTGCCGCAAGCAGAATAAGGAAGGTTCAAAAAGAATGAAGTAGGCTTCTTTGCCTGTTAATATTATAACACATGGGTATATACAATTATGCAGGAAAGTATTGTTACTTGTGATAGAAGGATAATATCCAATAGTATAGAACCATATGATAGATGGTGTTTAACTGGGCGGTTTTTTGGGTTTGAGCATGGGCTTGACTACCAGGGGAAATACTAAACCCTTGTAGACGGCATAGAAGCTGGTGCCCAACACGAGCAGCAGCAGTACCAGTGCGGTGATGTCAGCCATCCAGTCCACCTCCAGGGATAGTTTTGCCTTTTCCCCGGTTTTCATTCCAAGAAATTTCTCCACCGGCGGCAGGAGATTTTCGATCAAGATAGAATATAGAAAAATTGTTCTCAATTCAGCCTTCTTGCGGCCACTATAACACGCCTGACTTGCAGGAAATCGGTTCCCTTTGGGCGAATCATTGTCAAAAGCACTGAGGTGGTCAAAGTGGCCGGACTTTACAGCCAAGGAACCCTGGAGGAAATCCGCCAGCGGATCGACATCGTTGACTTAATCGGCGAGTATGTGAGCTTGCGCAAACAAGGCAACAGCTATGTAGGCCGTTGTCCCTTTCATGACGATAGAAATCCTTCTTTTCATGTTACACCGGAGAACGGTCTTTTTTATTGCTTTGGTTGCGGTGCAGGCGGCGATGTGTTCTCTTTTATCATGAAAATCGCCCACCTGGATTTTCCCCAGGCGGTGGAAAGGCTGGCCCAGCGGGCGGGCGTCACCCCGGTGCGAGAAGGGAAGAGCGCCCCGGAATCTAGGAAACTAGACAAATTGAACCGCCTGCGGGAAATCAACAGGGAAGCCGCCTTGTACTATTACCGGTCTTTGCGTTCCACTGCGGGGGAGCCGGCCAGGCGTTACCTGGCGGAAAGGGGCATCAATCAAGACTCCCAGCACAAGTTTGCCCTGGGTTATGCCCCGAAAAACAATGCTTTACTGTCCTACCTGGCCAGGAAAGGTGTGACCACGGAGGACATGCTGGCCGCAGGGCTGGCAATCGGGAGAGATGACGGTTCCGTCATTGACCGTTTCCGGGATAGGGTTATGTTTCCCATTACCGATCACCGGGGCCGGGTGGTGGGCTTCGGCGGCCGGCTGATTAACCCCGGGGAGCCCAAGTATCTCAATTCCCCGGAGACGGAGATTTTCCGGAAAAAGAGCCTGCTGTACGGTTTGCACCTGGCTTTGCCGGCCCTCAGGCAGTCCCAGGTGGCTGTGCTGGTGGAAGGATACCTGGATGTCATTGCCCTGCATCAAGCAGGGATTCAAAATGCCGTGGCCTCGCTGGGGACCGCATTTACCCCGGAACATGCCAAGCTGCTGAAGAGATATGCGAGAGAAGTGGTCATCTTGTTTGACAGTGATGAGGCAGGCATGAAGGCCACGGAAAGGGCCATTGAGATTTTCAGCCGGCAGGAGCTGGCCGTCAAAGTTGCCTCCCTGGCAGGGGCTAAAGATCCTGACGAGTTCCTCCGGGATGCCGGGCCCCAGGCCTTATTGGAAGTCCTGGAGAAGGCATTGCCGGTGGTGCTTTACCGTTTTCACCGGCTCAAATCCACCCTGCCCTTGGATACACCGGGTAACAAAAGTGCACTTCTGAGACAGTTGTTTCCCGACTTAGCCAGGTTGAGCAGCCAGGTGGAGCGCCAGGAGTATATCAGGATCCTGGCCCAGGAGTTAAACTTGTCAGAAGAAGTGATTTGGGACGATTTCCGAAGAAATCAGGGGGAACAACGGGGAAAATATCAGTATTTGAGGGATAAAACTTCTCAAATAAGGAATAATACCAATGGAAACGGAAATGTTAATTCTTTCCGCACTCCTTATGTCATAGCACAGGAAAACATGCTGCGCCTCCTTTTACAGGAGCCGTCCCTGGTGAGCAGGGTGGCGCCGGCAGTGGACCCCGAGGCGTTTCATGAAGCACCCTACCGGGAGCTTTTTCTCTTGGTCAAAGAACAGGTACAGGCCCGGGGGGACGGTGCCGTCACCCTGAAGGAGATTGTCTCGGCTGCCCCGGAAGAGTTAAAAGGCTTGATTGCCAAGCTGGCCTCGGCGAACCCGCTGCCGGTGGGCGACCGCCAGCTGCAGGATACCGTGGTCAGCCTGCAGCGGCAGTACTTACAAGCCCAGGTGCGGGATAAATGGAAAAAAATTGCGGAGGCGGAAGCAAAAAAGGATTCTTCTGGGGTGCAAATCCTGTTGCAGGAGATCTCGAATTTGCAGCGAAAGATTCAATCATTAAAATAAACGTCACCTTGAGGATGAAGACGGAAGGGGGGACGACGATGCAAGATGAGGAACGCAGAATAGAAAGCGTTAAAGAGCTGATGCGAAAAGGAAAAGATCGCGGCATTCTCACTTACCAGGAAATCGCGGATCAACTGCAAGGGATCGAGCTGACTGCGGAGCAAATTGATGAGATTTATGAGCAGTTAGGCAATATGGGCATTGATGTATTGCCTAGCGAACACGACGTGCGCAAAGTCGAAGACGATGCTCATAAAGAAGAAGATATCGATCTATCTATACCGGAAGGTATAGGCATCGATGACCCCGTACGTATGTACCTCAAGGAAATTGGGAGAGTCCCCTTACTAACGGCTGAAGAAGAAATTGAGTTAGCGAAACGCATGGAGCAAGGCGACGAGGAAGCCAAGCGGTTGCTTGCGGAAGCTAACTTGAGATTAGTCGTGAGCATTGCCAAGAGGTATGTCGGGAGAGGGATGTTGTTCCTGGATCTAATCCAGGAAGGCAACTTAGGTCTCATTAAAGCGGTGGAGAAATTCGACTACCGCAAGGGGTTCAAGTTCAGCACTTATGCTACCTGGTGGATTAGGCAGGCGATTACGAGAGCCATTGCCGACCAGGCCCGGACCATCCGGATCCCCGTCCACATGGTGGAGACCATAAATAAGCTGATTCGCGTCCAAAGGCAGCTGCTGCAAGAACTGGGACGGGAGCCAACCCCTGAGGAAATTGCCCAGCAGATGGACATTCCGGTGGAGCGCGTGCGCGAGATTATGAAGATTGCGCAGGAGCCGGTTTCCCTGGAGACTCCCATCGGGGAAGAAGAAGACAGCCATTTGGGAGATTTTATCGAGGACGAAGATGCCCTGGCCCCGGCGGAAGCAGCTTCTTACATGCTGCTCAAGGAGCAGTTGGAAGAAGTGCTGGAAACTCTAACACCGCGCGAAGAAAAGGTGCTGCGCCTCCGTTTCGGGCTCGATGACGGCCGTTCCCGGACCCTGGAGGAAGTAGGCCAGGAGTTCGGTGTGACGCGGGAGCGCATCAGGCAGATTGAGGCCAAGGCGCTGCGGAAGCTGAGACATCCCAGCCGCAGCAAGAAGCTGAAGGACTACCTCGAGTAGGCTGGAAAAAGTTTTTTATGAAAACCTCTTGACCACCTGCGCCGCATCACTTATAATATCATGTGTGAAGGGCGTTCCTCGGTAGCTCAATGGTGGAGCATCCGGCTGTTAACCGGAGGGTTGTAGGTTCGAATCCTACCCGGGGAGCCATTTTTTAACGGTAACGATAATGACTAGTGCCCTGTGCGGAACTAGTCATTATTTCACTTTGGATAAATTGGGCCTATAGCTCAGCGGTAGAGCTGCCGGCTCATAACCGGCTGGTCCCTGGTTCGAATCCAGGTGGGCCCACCAATATAAATGGCCCGTTGGTCAAGCGGTCTAAGACATCGGCCTTTCAAGCCGGTAACAGGGGTTCGACTCCCCTACGGGTCACCAGAAGGGCGATTAGCTCAGTTGGGAGAGCGCCTGCCTTACAAGCAGGAAGTCGGCAGTTCGAGTCTGTCATCGCCCACCATGGGGAATTAACCACCGAAAGGTGGTTTTATTTTTTTTATAAAACTTTGAAAAAAGGTTTTTTGCCTATTTATTGCGAAAAAATATAGACAGGTGATGGCGTGGAAATGGAAACAGGGTTGAAATTGTCTCCCAGGCTCGAAAAAGTGGCCGGATTTGTGCTCCCCGGGGAACCGGCGGCCGATATCGGCAGCGATCATGCCTATTTGCCCATCTATTTGGTCCGGAACGGGATCGTACCTTCGGCCGTGGCCGTGGAAGTCCATCCCGGTCCCTGGCAGAGCTCCTTGGACCAGGTGCACCTCCATCAATTGGAGGATAAAATCCAGGTGCGGCTGGGGGACGGGTTTGCGCCCCTGGCCCCCGGGGAAGTGGCCACCGCCGTGGTGGCCGGTATGGGAGCCAGGACCATCATCCACATTCTCAGCCACGGCCAAGCCATCTTACCCACCCTCAAAAGACTGGTGCTCCAGCCCATGGCGGGAGTGGCCGAATTGCGGCAATGGTTATATGACCGGGGCTTTTGCCTGGTCGATGAGGAATTAGTACAAGAGGGAGAACAATTTTACTTCATTTTAGCAGCCGAAAAAGGAGAAACAAAGCCTCTTTCCCCCTGGGAGCGCGAGTTCGGGCCCATCTTGCTGGCGAAAAGGCATCCTTTACTGGTTCCCTACCTGGAAAGGCTGATCCGGCAGCAAGAACGGATCCTATTATCCTTGCAGCGAGGAGTTTCGGCGAAAGCCGGGAAAGAACGGCGGGCGGCGGAAGGAAGATTAAACCTGTTAAGAGAGGTGATGAAATGGCTGTCCACTGCCAACGATTAATTAGCTTGCTGGAAGAATTGGCTCCGGTGAGTTTAGCGGAAAACTGGGATAATGTGGGACTGCTGGTAGGTGACCCGCAAGCCGGGGTGGAGGGAGTGCTGGTTGCTTTAGACCTAACCCAGGGTGTGATTGACGAAGCCTTAAGGCAAGAATGCAACTTCATCCTGGTTCACCATCCTCCCATCTTTCACCCGCTGAAACGGTTGACCGCTGCCGACCCGGAAGCCCGGCTGCTCATGGAAGCGATAAGAAACGGCTTAAACATCTATGCGGCTCATACCAACCTGGACAAGGCGCCGGGCGGGGTCAATGACAGGCTGGCCCAGGTACTGGGTTTAGTAGATGCGGAAATCCTGTCGGCCCAGGTGAAGGAGCAGCATTACAAACTGGTGGTCTTTGTGCCGGAAACCCACGAAAAAGAAGTGCGCCAAGCGATTGGGGATGCCGGGGCCGGCTTCATCGGTAACTACTCCTACTGTACTTTCAGGACCCGGGGGACGGGGACCTTTTTGCCCTTGGAGGGGGCCAATCCCTACCTGGGCCGGGTGGGCCGGGTGGAGGAAGCGGCGGAATACCGCTTGGAAACCATTGTGCCGGAAAGGATTCTGGGTAAAGTGGTGCAGGCTATGCTGGAGGCTCACCCTTACGAGGAAGTAGCTTATGACCTGTATCCCCTGGCCGTTACAGGTACACCCAAAGGCGGCCTGGGACGGGTCGGTAACCTGGCCGAGCCGCTGCCGCCTGCACAATTCATCGAATTTGTGAAAGAGCGGCTGTCCCTGGCTGCCGTTAAAGTAGTGCCCGGCCGTCACGAGTTGGTCCGGCGGGTGGCCGTTTGCGGCGGTTCCGGCGGCAGGTTGATCAAAGATGCGGTAAAGAGAGGCGCCCAAGCTTTCATCACCGGGGATGTGGATTACCATGAAGGCCAACTGGCGGAAAGTCTTGGCTTGATGGTCATTGATGCCGGTCACGGCGCTACCGAAAAAGTGGTCCTGCCCTGGCTGGCAGAACAACTGCATCATCTTTTGACTACTCATAACCTGGCGGTGCCTGTGGTTCTTGCCGCCACCAATACCGATCCCTGGCGTTGCTATTGAGGATAGAAGAGCATACTTCTATCCTTTTTTGATTCTGCATGCCATTCTACCAGGCAAGGAGGCGTACCCATGTCATTAAAACACTTGTGGCGGTTGCAGCAGTTGGAACTGGCCCGGGCGAAGGTACTTCAACAATTGGACAGGGATGTGATGAAGCAGCTTAACTTGGAGAAACAAGCCCTGCTGGCTCGCCGGGAGGAATTGAAACGAGCTAAGGCGGTTTGGCAAAGACTGGTCAAGGAAAAGCGGCAGCAGGAAGAAGAACTGCACCGGCTGGAACAGCGCAGGAAAGAATTGAGCGACGAGCTCTACGGCGGGCAGGTAACCCATCTCAAAGATCTCAGCCGCTTGGAAGAACAAATACGCCAACTGGAAAGAAAGATTGATCTCTTAGCTGAGAGTTATTTAAAATTGGAGGAAAAAGTCCTGGAAATGGAGAACAATATCCAAATGGAATCGAGCCGTTTGACCGCCGCCACGGAAGCATTCAAGGAGAAAGCCAGGCGGGTCAAGGAGGACCTGGACAGCCGGAGAGCGGAATTGGCTTCCTTGGAAATGGCTATTAAAGAGGCGGAACGCCTCATCGCGCCGGCCCTCCTGGCCCAGTACCGCCGGGTGCGGCAAAGACTGGGTATTGGGGCGGTGGCCCCGGTCAAGGACGGCGTCTGCGGCGGCTGCGGCATCCAATTGCCTTCCCTTTTGCGGCAGCAGGTCAAACAGGAAGCATTGGCCCGATGCGAAAGTTGTGGCAGAATACTGGTGATGACTGAAGATCTCACCTGAGTTTAGGAGGATGTGGTTTTGAAGTTGGTGATTCATACTGACGGTGCCGCCAGGGGCAATCCCGGCCCGGCCGGCATTGGGGCCCTGATCCGGCGGGAAGACGGGCAGGTCCTGGCGGAAATCAGCCGGTTTCTAGGTCATGCTACCAATAACGTGGCCGAGTACACGGCCCTCATTATTGCGCTGGAAAAGGCGGCTGCCCTGGGTGCTACGGAAGTGGAAGTCTTTACCGATAGCGAACTCATGGTTAAGCAAATCCACGGCGAATACCGGGTCAAGAACGAAGGACTAAAACCTCTGTATCAGAAAGTACAAGAACTGGCCGCCGGGTTCAGGAGTTTTGACATTACCCATGTGGCGCGGGAAAAAAACAAAGAGGCAGACCGGTTAGCCAACCGGGGGATTGATGAAGGTCTGCAGAAAAGCAAAGGTTGAGAAAGCAGGAGATCCAGATGAGTACCGTTGATTCATTGAGTTTAGACAGGATTCTCCAGGAAGCTATCGAGGTGCTGGAGAACAGCAAGGAGCAAATCTTTGATATTGCCGAGCATGCCCGGGAGGAATGCCTCCGGCTCGAGAAAGAGATGAACCATGTCAAGCAGCTCACCCTGAAAGTCATCGATGAAGTGGACCGGTGTGAGAAGGAGGTGCGCCTGGCCCGGCTCCATTTGATGAAGGTCAACAAGGAATTAGGCAAGTATTCGGAAGAAGAGATGAGGCAAGCCTACGAAAAGGTAGCGGAGATGCAGATTAAGGTGGCACTCTTACGGGAGCGGGAAAACCAGCTGAAAGCCAAAAGGACCGAACTGGAGATCAGTCACCAGAAGATGCGTAAAACGGCTGAGAAGGCGGAAAAGCTGGTTACCCAGGTGGGCGTGGCCATTTCTTATTTGGCCAGCAGTGTCAAAAACATCTGGGAGGAAATAGAAAAACTGCAGCAGCAGCAGCAGGTCGGTTATGCTATTATTCGTGCCCAGGAAGAAGAGCGGCGCCGCATCGCCAGGGGGATTCACGACGGTCCCGCACAATCACTGGCTAATTTAGTTTTGCGGGCGGAGTATTGTGAAAAATTACTGGATAAGAAGCCGGAGCTGCTGAAGGAGGAGCTGCAGGCACTGAAGAGATTTGCCAGGAGCAACTTGGAGGATATTCGCAAGATCATTTTCGATTTAAGGCCTATGGATCTGGATGATTTGGGCCTGATCCCCGCTATCCAGCGGTACGCCTCGGATTTCGCGTTGGACCACCAGATTCCCGT encodes the following:
- a CDS encoding DNA primase, which gives rise to MAGLYSQGTLEEIRQRIDIVDLIGEYVSLRKQGNSYVGRCPFHDDRNPSFHVTPENGLFYCFGCGAGGDVFSFIMKIAHLDFPQAVERLAQRAGVTPVREGKSAPESRKLDKLNRLREINREAALYYYRSLRSTAGEPARRYLAERGINQDSQHKFALGYAPKNNALLSYLARKGVTTEDMLAAGLAIGRDDGSVIDRFRDRVMFPITDHRGRVVGFGGRLINPGEPKYLNSPETEIFRKKSLLYGLHLALPALRQSQVAVLVEGYLDVIALHQAGIQNAVASLGTAFTPEHAKLLKRYAREVVILFDSDEAGMKATERAIEIFSRQELAVKVASLAGAKDPDEFLRDAGPQALLEVLEKALPVVLYRFHRLKSTLPLDTPGNKSALLRQLFPDLARLSSQVERQEYIRILAQELNLSEEVIWDDFRRNQGEQRGKYQYLRDKTSQIRNNTNGNGNVNSFRTPYVIAQENMLRLLLQEPSLVSRVAPAVDPEAFHEAPYRELFLLVKEQVQARGDGAVTLKEIVSAAPEELKGLIAKLASANPLPVGDRQLQDTVVSLQRQYLQAQVRDKWKKIAEAEAKKDSSGVQILLQEISNLQRKIQSLK
- a CDS encoding ribonuclease HI family protein, whose translation is MVIHTDGAARGNPGPAGIGALIRREDGQVLAEISRFLGHATNNVAEYTALIIALEKAAALGATEVEVFTDSELMVKQIHGEYRVKNEGLKPLYQKVQELAAGFRSFDITHVAREKNKEADRLANRGIDEGLQKSKG
- a CDS encoding deoxyguanosinetriphosphate triphosphohydrolase gives rise to the protein MRLRELAEEREERELSPLAAKSRNSKGRLAPEPPCAVRTDFQRDRDRIIHSKSFRRLKDKTQVFLIAEGDHYRTRLTHTLEVSQIARTVARALMLNEDLVEAIALGHDLGHTPFGHAGEDALNSVYPGGFKHNEQSLRVVDILEGGKGLNLTFEVRDGILHHTGDGLPATLEGQIVRIADRVAYINHDIDDAIRGGVITAADLPRDCLAVLGKTHRERIDTMVRDLIINSMDRDRICMSREVQEATDALRKFLFERVYIDSPAKQEERKAKRMLKDLYWFYLERKDLFLDEINYYNEEEKLERQVCDYVAGMTDRFAVAQYVKYFVPQGSKT
- a CDS encoding 4-oxalocrotonate tautomerase, giving the protein MPIVTIEMLEGRTVEQKRALAEAVTKAVCDTCNCPAERVTIVIHDMPKTNIAKAGKLMSDTDN
- a CDS encoding MFS transporter encodes the protein MKKESLWKLIALSSVPFIMVLGNSMLIPVLPDMQKAMEITKLQAGLSITLFSLPAGIAIPVMGFLADKYGRKPIILPALLLYATGGVLSGLAAWWWQSYPILLAGRIIQGLGASGTGPIAMALVSDIFTSQERPKALGGLEAANGLGKVISPILGAAIALLIWYALFFVYAFLAVPAAVLIWLLIKEPPPEKGNQSVRAYLGKIKEIFQRKGKSLAGCYAAGSAVLLILFGLLSYLSDVLEKSYGLDGIVKGLALAVPVLAMSSTSFFGGRYLERQLGKIKYFIVLGLILVAGPLGAFALFPGDMVFFAGILLLGLGTGLVLPGVNTLVTSSVPLEERGGITALYGGVRFLGVAAGPPVFDFLLSLSKRTMFAGGALLAALALGLALWLVNEQQLLQNLQQGKSSGAGKPSRLSPEPT
- a CDS encoding Nif3-like dinuclear metal center hexameric protein produces the protein MAVHCQRLISLLEELAPVSLAENWDNVGLLVGDPQAGVEGVLVALDLTQGVIDEALRQECNFILVHHPPIFHPLKRLTAADPEARLLMEAIRNGLNIYAAHTNLDKAPGGVNDRLAQVLGLVDAEILSAQVKEQHYKLVVFVPETHEKEVRQAIGDAGAGFIGNYSYCTFRTRGTGTFLPLEGANPYLGRVGRVEEAAEYRLETIVPERILGKVVQAMLEAHPYEEVAYDLYPLAVTGTPKGGLGRVGNLAEPLPPAQFIEFVKERLSLAAVKVVPGRHELVRRVAVCGGSGGRLIKDAVKRGAQAFITGDVDYHEGQLAESLGLMVIDAGHGATEKVVLPWLAEQLHHLLTTHNLAVPVVLAATNTDPWRCY
- the rpoD gene encoding RNA polymerase sigma factor RpoD, with protein sequence MKTEGGTTMQDEERRIESVKELMRKGKDRGILTYQEIADQLQGIELTAEQIDEIYEQLGNMGIDVLPSEHDVRKVEDDAHKEEDIDLSIPEGIGIDDPVRMYLKEIGRVPLLTAEEEIELAKRMEQGDEEAKRLLAEANLRLVVSIAKRYVGRGMLFLDLIQEGNLGLIKAVEKFDYRKGFKFSTYATWWIRQAITRAIADQARTIRIPVHMVETINKLIRVQRQLLQELGREPTPEEIAQQMDIPVERVREIMKIAQEPVSLETPIGEEEDSHLGDFIEDEDALAPAEAASYMLLKEQLEEVLETLTPREEKVLRLRFGLDDGRSRTLEEVGQEFGVTRERIRQIEAKALRKLRHPSRSKKLKDYLE
- a CDS encoding phosphohydrolase; this encodes MFAISDLHLPGSTGKKMDVFGPEWVDHDRKIESHWRRLVSGEDLVLIPGDISWAMRLEEVEEDLDRIASWPGTKVMIRGNHDYWWQGIGKLRRRLPASMYALQNDSVSLGGFSICGTRGWKVPGCEDFTGEDEKIYRREVQRLEQSLKTAGGQEPVIVMLHYPPFNERGEPSLFVELMQEYRVRKCIYGHLHGQHIQAAVTGNIDGIEYYLVSCDKVDFAPLLIAETK
- a CDS encoding histidine kinase, which encodes MSTVDSLSLDRILQEAIEVLENSKEQIFDIAEHAREECLRLEKEMNHVKQLTLKVIDEVDRCEKEVRLARLHLMKVNKELGKYSEEEMRQAYEKVAEMQIKVALLRERENQLKAKRTELEISHQKMRKTAEKAEKLVTQVGVAISYLASSVKNIWEEIEKLQQQQQVGYAIIRAQEEERRRIARGIHDGPAQSLANLVLRAEYCEKLLDKKPELLKEELQALKRFARSNLEDIRKIIFDLRPMDLDDLGLIPAIQRYASDFALDHQIPVEVVVLGDRRRFSAAMEVALFRIVQEALTNISKHARATQANIVIEITPLNITLVIKDNGIGFNVEEPLDNECFGLRGMKEWVAFLRGNIKITSQPGAGTTINVKIPVEGEEWS
- a CDS encoding SAM-dependent methyltransferase — its product is MEMETGLKLSPRLEKVAGFVLPGEPAADIGSDHAYLPIYLVRNGIVPSAVAVEVHPGPWQSSLDQVHLHQLEDKIQVRLGDGFAPLAPGEVATAVVAGMGARTIIHILSHGQAILPTLKRLVLQPMAGVAELRQWLYDRGFCLVDEELVQEGEQFYFILAAEKGETKPLSPWEREFGPILLAKRHPLLVPYLERLIRQQERILLSLQRGVSAKAGKERRAAEGRLNLLREVMKWLSTAND